Genomic DNA from Trichoderma asperellum chromosome 5, complete sequence:
TGTTGCCATCGCCTTGTATCGGGATAGCTCGGCTGGATCCGTCCTGCATTGGGATTTCCAGCAGACAATCTTTATCCCCAGCTGAAGCTAAATCTGGCCAGTCTCTCCAGACTTGCACCTCAGAGTTGGCTGAAGGATTGTTTTGAAGAAATTGTGATATGACACGGCGGGCCTGCTCTTTATCGCCAATCTCTAACAGTATGGCTCTCGGTTTGAGGTGGCGTGCAATCTTCAATAGTCTTGCATAAAAGATATCCTCATGGTTCCAATTAACAGGAATCGGAACATCGTCTCTTGGGACCAGAGCTAGGCTCGGTTCATATTTGCGAACCGAGTATCCAACCTGGCCACCGCCATGATTCCACGCCCGTCGGGAGATGTAGGGAGGGTTGGACACCATCACGTCCCAGTTACGTCCTTTTAGCTTCTCAATGACTTCATCGTGGAAGATATCCTCCTGCATGATGTCGAGGCCATGATTTAGCTGAAGGTCTGGGAGATTGCCAAGCCTTGTATTATGGTCGATATTGCCCCTAGCTAGTTTTATGGCTTGGGTAGAGATGTCCACTCCAAGGACGTTCAGATGGTCAAATTTCTGATAGAGCAAAGCATAGAGAAGCAGAGGTATACATCCTGTTCCTGTGCAAAAGTCGACAACACTGAGGTCGTGTTTGGAGCCACCAATCTTCAAGCTCCCAGACTTGATTAAGTCAGCAAGATGGTAGGTGTACGCTTCGGTCTCAGGTCTTGGGATTAGAACACCAGAGCGACATTTAATATCGAGAGGCCCAAATGGTTGAGATCCCAAGATGTACTGCAAAGGGTAGCCTTGCCCCCTCTTCTTGCATAGCCGTGCGAGCAGGCTCCCTTTGGCAAGATGTGCAGTGCCGTTGACATGCTCTTTGAGCCATCGCAGCTCATTGATGGCAGATGGAAGGTCTCTACAGGCTGGGAGTAATGCAGCGACATTGGGAGAGTGGCGATTGGCCTTGCGGAAGAGCCATGGCGAGATTCGCGGCATTGGCTCTACTTTATAAAGATAGGCATATCTACTGGCTGAAAGCCAGAGACGCAGACGGCGaaacgctgctgctagttTAGAGTTCTAGGCCTATGTAGGTTGAAGtgcaagcagcaaaaaaaaataaacggCCGACTATTAGCCGATCTGCTCTACCAAACTCGCTGCCAATGTCATCCTCCCAAGGCTACTTTCGGACTGCGACATTCAGAAGCACTTTCGACCGACAATGGCAAGAGAACCCTGCTAAACTAGACCTTTGCCAAAAATTCCTCTTTTTTGGATTGTCAGAGAGAATTTACCTCCAACGATTCGCGATAAAATTGCACTCATCTTATATCCCCGGCTTTTTTGACAGTCCTCTTGGCGGCATCCCTTATCCGTGCAGCCTTGCCACGAGATTTCATTCTACGCGTTCCTGAGTGAGCCATCGGGCTCTCAGAGCTGAAACCTGCTATTTCATCAAAATGAACGCACCTGATCGGTATGTGGCTAATTTGATCATTGGGTTTTGGTTTTATATCTGTTAGATTCTTCCTGCTGTTTGGTGATGTACTCCCGGAACTGAATGCCTTCACACTCGAATGCCCGAGTCTGGGAGGCAGGTCAGGACTGTCTTTCACTTTGGAGCTATTGTTGCTACCAGCGGATGTAACCTCTCTATTTTATGCCCCTTAGGCCTCTATATATTCTGCTGTATGCAAGTGCGTGCCAGCAGCTAtagctcatcgccagctggAAGTGATCGCTGCCGTCACTTTGAGTTTACTTTCTCCCTTAAGACATAGGAAATCTACGCTGCtgaaaaagtttattatcaACATGCCCTCTtaactgcttttttttcccactcCTTCCCACTCTGAATATTTCAGCACTGCATCATCGATGCTATCCTGTGTCCATCATCCATCCCCCTTCCAGTTTTCATCATTCTATCTCCAGCTGTCAGCGGCCATGGCGGGATGCAACGCCAAACATGACAATCTTCAAGACAATCCGTTGCGTCTTTCTTAGTCTTCAGTTTCTTTTATTACCTGTTTTATTTGATTAGTTGCTGACAGTGGCTTAGTTTcgagctcttcttgctcgccgatggcgagaagaagattgaggaGAAGGTTTATTCTGGTGGGTGGATGATTATCACCCTTGACGACCCCAAATGAGAGTCTAatgtttcttgtttcttcatAGGCATGTCCAACACCTCCGACTTTATTCTAAAGAAGGAGGATCACACGCTGGGCAACCTGCTCGCTGAGCACCTCAAAGCCCACCCCAACGTCTACATGGCAGGATACAAGAGTGAGAATTGATTTCAATGGCAAGCGAGATTACCCGTGCTGACCACGATGGGTAGTTGCTCATCCTAATGTTCCTGAGCTCTATATCCGCGTTCAAACAGACGGAACCATTTCACCACGCGACGTTTTCACATCAGTATGTGAAAAGCTCATCAACCAACTCGAGATGTTGTATCAAGAGTTCACTCGCGAGTGGG
This window encodes:
- a CDS encoding uncharacterized protein (EggNog:ENOG41), translated to MPRISPWLFRKANRHSPNVAALLPACRDLPSAINELRWLKEHVNGTAHLAKGSLLARLCKKRGQGYPLQYILGSQPFGPLDIKCRSGVLIPRPETEAYTYHLADLIKSGSLKIGGSKHDLSVVDFCTGTGCIPLLLYALLYQKFDHLNVLGVDISTQAIKLARGNIDHNTRLGNLPDLQLNHGLDIMQEDIFHDEVIEKLKGRNWDVMVSNPPYISRRAWNHGGGQVGYSVRKYEPSLALVPRDDVPIPVNWNHEDIFYARLLKIARHLKPRAILLEIGDKEQARRVISQFLQNNPSANSEVQVWRDWPDLASAGDKDCLLEIPMQDGSSRAIPIQGDGNIRSIFIKLGA
- a CDS encoding uncharacterized protein (BUSCO:EOG092D4IJQ), with amino-acid sequence MNAPDRFELFLLADGEKKIEEKVYSGMSNTSDFILKKEDHTLGNLLAEHLKAHPNVYMAGYKIAHPNVPELYIRVQTDGTISPRDVFTSVCEKLINQLEMLYQEFTREWELRRITNTGDQGNMPSNGH